A segment of the Brevibacterium zhoupengii genome:
AACGTCGTCGATGATGACGTCGTAGATGCTGGTGACCTCGGAGTAGTGGTCGATACCCAGAGCGGTACTCGCGTTGCCCTGCGGGTCGATGTCGATGAGCAGAACATTGAGGTTCTGATTCGCCAACGCGGCAGCGATATTCACTGCGGTCGTGGTCTTCCCGACGCCGCCCTTCTGGTTCGCGATCGTGAAGACCCGAGTAGAGTCTGGTCGTGGAAAACTCGCCTGGGACAGTCGATCAGCGCGTCGATTATCACGCGCGATAGCAGCACCTATGGGAGACGACTCGTCCATGATCGGCATTCGGCGCACTCCATCATCCATTGGTTTCACAAAGCTATACTCAGCCTAGACCAAATCTACTTCGTACTATTTCTTGACTATCTCGACGACACGGCTGGGGACATCGAGGATTCCGCCGTCGACGATGTGAATCTCCGGCTGAGACAGTCGATAACGCTTCAAAAGCTTCTTCGTCTTCACCAGCTCCGCTTCGACCGATGCCCCCTTGAGAGCAAGGATGCGACCCTCAGGTCCCATCACTTCGTGCGTCCATTCGATGAGGGTCGACATCGCTTTGACCGCGCGTGAGGTCACAACCGTGAACATCTCCTCATCGACGAGCTCCTCAACTCGGGCGCGGACGATTCGCACATTGCCCAGGCCCAAATCGTCTACGACCATCTTCAGCCATTCGACCCGACGTTCCATCGGCTCGATGAGCACAACCTGTGCCTCGGGACGAAGCAGCGCAATCGGAATCCCGGGCAGGCCCGCGCCACTGCCGACATCACCGACGACATCACCGTCATCAATGAATTCAGCGACAACAGCGCAATTGAGAATGTGCCTCGTCCAGAGCCTGTCGATCTCACGAGGACCGATCAGGCCCCATTCGATGCCAGTTGTAGCCAGATGCTGTGCATACCGCTGTGCAGTTGGGTAGGCGGCACCGAAGAACTCTTCTGTGCCTGCCGGGGGAATTTCGAGGGCGGAAAGGTCAGTCATGGGCAGGACGGACAAGCACATGCCGGCCCTCACCCTCGCCTTCAGACTCCGACACCAATCCGGCCTGAGCAACCTGATCGTGAATGATCTTACGTTCGAAGCTGTTCATCGGCTTGAACGCGAACTCGTTGCCGGACTCCTTGACATCGTCAATTGCCTGCTTCGCCTTCTTGATGAGCTCATCGCGACGATTATTGCGGAAGCCGTCAATGTCGAGCATGAGCCAGGAACGCTGGCCGGTGCTGGTCTGCACGGCAAGCCGGCTGAGTTCCTGCAAAGCGCCGAGGGTTTTGCCATCGCGGCCGACCAGGGTGCGCAGATTAGAATCCTCGTCGTCCTCACAGACGATCGACAGCTGTGCGCGTCCATCCCCGACATCGATGTCGATGTCGCCATCGATGTCAGCAACATCCATCAGCTCTTCGAGGTAATCCGCTGCAATCTCTCCCTCTTCTTCGAGGAGTTCTGCTCTCGTCGGCTTCTTAGATTTCTCAGCACCATCAACAGCGGCGCCAGTGTCGGCAGTCGCGTCGACGGTCTCATCAACAGTCGTGTCGACATTCTCTTCAGTCATGGTTCTTCCTCAGCGCTTCTTGTTCTTCTTGCGGTTCTTGCTCACCGGTTGCTGCCGCTGACGGCTCTGGTTCGGGGTCTGCTGAACTTCGGTGGCGGTCCCGCCCTTGACCTCAGATTTCTGAACAGGCTTGCCCTTGCGCGCCTTCCGCTCCAGCATCTCCTTCTCGGCTTTGGAACCGGGAGCTGGCATATTGCGGATGACGACATGCTGCTGGCACATCGTCCAGGTGTTCGAGACGAGCCAGTAGAAGAGGACACCGAGTGGGAAGTAGATTCCGCCGATGCCGAAGACAAGAGGCATCACGTAGAGAAGCATCTTCTGCGACTGCATCATCGGGTTCGCCATGGCGGACTCCGACATGTTCTTCGCCATCATCTGCTTCTGAGTGATGAACATCGTCCCGGCCATGATGACGATGAGAATGCCGGTCAGGAGCTTGACAGCGAAGCCCGGGTCCGTGAAGACCGCCGACAGCGAAATTCCGAAGACCGACGACTGCTCAGCCTGAATCGCGAGATTCTGAGTGAACCCGCCGATCGCACCGACCGACCCATCGGCCACCTTGGGCATGTTGTGGATGACACGGAAGAGAGAGAAGAAGATCGGCATCTGCACGAGGAGAGGCAGACACGAGGCCCAGGGGCTGGTCTTGTTGTCGCGGAACAGATTCATCTGCTCTTCGGCCATAGCCTGACGCGAGTACTGATCCTTCTTGCCCTTGTACTTGGCCTGCAGGCGCTGAATCTCAGGCTGCAGCAGCTGCATCTTACGCTGAGATTTGATCTGATAGACGAACAGCGGAATCAGGACCGCACGAATCACGAGAGTCAGTCCCGCAATCGACAGCACCCAGGTCCAACCGTTTGCGGCAGGAAGGCCGAT
Coding sequences within it:
- the rsmG gene encoding 16S rRNA (guanine(527)-N(7))-methyltransferase RsmG — its product is MTDLSALEIPPAGTEEFFGAAYPTAQRYAQHLATTGIEWGLIGPREIDRLWTRHILNCAVVAEFIDDGDVVGDVGSGAGLPGIPIALLRPEAQVVLIEPMERRVEWLKMVVDDLGLGNVRIVRARVEELVDEEMFTVVTSRAVKAMSTLIEWTHEVMGPEGRILALKGASVEAELVKTKKLLKRYRLSQPEIHIVDGGILDVPSRVVEIVKK
- a CDS encoding Jag family protein — protein: MTEENVDTTVDETVDATADTGAAVDGAEKSKKPTRAELLEEEGEIAADYLEELMDVADIDGDIDIDVGDGRAQLSIVCEDDEDSNLRTLVGRDGKTLGALQELSRLAVQTSTGQRSWLMLDIDGFRNNRRDELIKKAKQAIDDVKESGNEFAFKPMNSFERKIIHDQVAQAGLVSESEGEGEGRHVLVRPAHD
- the yidC gene encoding membrane protein insertase YidC; the protein is MDWMDKLLYPLQWVVAWILAIFHEIFTAIGLPAANGWTWVLSIAGLTLVIRAVLIPLFVYQIKSQRKMQLLQPEIQRLQAKYKGKKDQYSRQAMAEEQMNLFRDNKTSPWASCLPLLVQMPIFFSLFRVIHNMPKVADGSVGAIGGFTQNLAIQAEQSSVFGISLSAVFTDPGFAVKLLTGILIVIMAGTMFITQKQMMAKNMSESAMANPMMQSQKMLLYVMPLVFGIGGIYFPLGVLFYWLVSNTWTMCQQHVVIRNMPAPGSKAEKEMLERKARKGKPVQKSEVKGGTATEVQQTPNQSRQRQQPVSKNRKKNKKR